GTATACATCCAAATCTACTTATGCTTGGTTGAAGgatcagtcatagaatgttcttgagtggcctgttcagtctccagatttaacttccattgaaaatatttggttgaattaGAATAAAGCAGGGGCGaagtgaaaaccaaagattatcagtgatctgaaagctttttttatgtgaggaatgggccaagatttcagtagagaggtgacagaagcttctaagCACTTCCAAGCAGCGCttattggtggttttaaagaataaaacattctgcaccaaatttgacttttgggggttgaataattttgaaaatgaacgTTTAGAGCCAATTCaattttcattattcatcagCTTACGCTCTCAGAATTacttaaatgtgtattaatatacTTTCTCTAATAGTGTACTGATGCCCgtgttgaattgttttcacaaaattttgttctctgcagcaaaatTTCTTACAGGTCAAGGGggctgaataattttgattgcaactgtatgtatttttaaattttattcagcaaggatgcattaaattatagAAAAGTTAcgcaaaaagacatttataaacttgcaaaagaTTTCGATTTCATATGAATGCTAcccttttgaactttctattcaccaaataattcagaagaaaaaaaacataatttctagaaagatattaagcagcacaactgttgacattaataataataaaaaaacgtttcttgagcagcaaattagcatattagaataatttctgtgagatcatgtgacactaaagtctggagtaatgaaaattcaggaataaattacattttaaaatatattacaacagaaaactgacttattttaaattgtagtaatatttcacaatattactgattttgatcaaataaattaattcttgaGAGACTcctttcatttatattatttttcctaaatacaaaaacagaacataaataataataataataaaaaacaaagtatacACGACACAGTTTTGAAGCTTGTCTTCGATCTAACTTGTCTACAGAgtacaaattcagacttaaatGAGAAGAATATCAGCAATACTACATTAATGATTTGTTAAACAGAAAGAGCGGGAATCTTGCAGacacttgtttatttatattatttttccaaaatacagaaacagaacagatatagaaaaaaacagaacagaaaaaaaaaattgtatacgcgatatgtatatatatatatatatatatattttttttttaagctttcgTTTAATCAAACCTTTCTACATAGTacaaattcaaaaagaaaaaaaaaacgaaaacatGAGTTTTCAGCAATACTACATTATTGATTTGttaaacagagagagagtgTCATAGCACGCTTGAAGTTTGGGGATCTCGACCGTGCACAAGTCACTTGAATCAGTGGCTGTTTGCTCATGTTGACCGTGTGAAAGCCTTTGTGTACAGAGACCTGTTTTTCAGATACGGACCTCTTGCATGTCAGCACTGTGGTCCTCTGAAGCCACGCTCTTGGTTGCCTCATTTCCAGGTTCTCTCCTTTGAAGCTCCAGCTCACGGTTCATCCAATTCTGAATCACCTGATGTGTAGTCTTGAAGTCCTTACTGTCCACAACCGGGGTCACGGGAGAGATGGTGTAGTCCTTTTTGCGGCTGAGACACTGGTTGATCTTCTTGGCGCAAAGATACAAGATCTCGACCACATTTAGGAGTAGAGAGACACAGGCCACCACCAGCATGAACCAGATGAAGACGGTTTTCTCAGTAGGCCTCGACAAGAAACAGTCTACCTTGTTAGGACATGGAAAACGGGAGCAGACGTATTGGGGGTCAAGAGTAAAGCCATAAAGATAGTACTGGCCATAGATGAAACCCACCTCTAAAAGTATCTTGAAAAGCACACTCAGAATGTAGCTTGTCAAGAGACACCCCCGAATTTTGACCTTCCCATTGTCCCTGTAGTACTTGGGAAATTTGTAGCCTTTCTTAAGGAATGCATTGATTTGCTCATTCTGAAGCTCCTTCTGCATCAtctctttcacttttttttcgaCATGGATGATGTGGACAACATGGCCCAGGTAGGCCAGAGTAGGTGTGGACACAGAGATGATCTGCAGCACCCAAAAACGAATGTGTGAGATGGGGAACGCGTGGTCGTAGCAGACGTTTTCACACCCCGGCTGCAACGTGTTGCAGATGAAGTCCGACTGCTCGTCGCCCCACACTCTGTCGGCACCGGCGCAGAGGACTAGAATCCTAAACACAAACAGGACGGTGAGCCAGATTTTTCCCACCACTGTTGAGTGTGCCTGGACTCTATCCAGCAGTCTTCCGAGAAAGTCCCACTCACCCATCTTTAATGTTAATTGAATTCTTGAAAGAAAAGACATTATCGTTAATTGGACAGAGCAGGCTGCAATTTATATGCATAATttgttttcacatattttatgcAAGCACTATTGATGGATTCTATAAATTCTGTCTCTAT
This is a stretch of genomic DNA from Labeo rohita strain BAU-BD-2019 chromosome 20, IGBB_LRoh.1.0, whole genome shotgun sequence. It encodes these proteins:
- the gja11 gene encoding gap junction protein, alpha 11, with protein sequence MGEWDFLGRLLDRVQAHSTVVGKIWLTVLFVFRILVLCAGADRVWGDEQSDFICNTLQPGCENVCYDHAFPISHIRFWVLQIISVSTPTLAYLGHVVHIIHVEKKVKEMMQKELQNEQINAFLKKGYKFPKYYRDNGKVKIRGCLLTSYILSVLFKILLEVGFIYGQYYLYGFTLDPQYVCSRFPCPNKVDCFLSRPTEKTVFIWFMLVVACVSLLLNVVEILYLCAKKINQCLSRKKDYTISPVTPVVDSKDFKTTHQVIQNWMNRELELQRREPGNEATKSVASEDHSADMQEVRI